Proteins from a single region of Spirochaetota bacterium:
- the rbfA gene encoding 30S ribosome-binding factor RbfA gives MSFRKQKLETQIKKLVGTLIVTEIKDPRIGFVTVTNVELSKDYAYADVYVSVLGDENDKKRTLAGLQSARGFIQYRVGKALSIRTIPEIRFHLDTSIEKGVDMVNLLEKLEKESSKNNSGSSET, from the coding sequence ATGAGTTTTAGAAAACAAAAATTAGAGACGCAGATAAAGAAACTTGTTGGCACTTTGATAGTTACTGAAATCAAAGACCCTCGCATTGGCTTTGTGACTGTAACAAATGTTGAATTAAGTAAAGATTATGCCTATGCAGATGTATATGTTTCGGTTTTAGGTGATGAAAATGATAAAAAGAGAACACTTGCCGGCTTGCAGTCTGCTCGTGGATTTATTCAGTACAGAGTTGGCAAAGCATTGAGTATACGTACCATTCCTGAAATCAGGTTCCATCTTGATACATCCATTGAAAAAGGTGTGGATATGGTGAACCTGCTTGAAAAACTAGAAAAGGAATCTTCAAAGAATAATAGTGGAAGCAGTGAAACGTAA
- the truB gene encoding tRNA pseudouridine(55) synthase TruB: protein MNAPHINDCVLLVDKPTGYTSFESIQSIKKKLKVKKCGHAGTLDKFASGLLIVCIGWATKLVPFFMGMDKRYIATIQLGVATDTFDSEGQVIVQSAPQCTLEDIKSCIDTYFTGHILQVPPEYSAIKINGKRASDRGTKR, encoded by the coding sequence ATGAATGCCCCACATATAAATGATTGTGTGTTGCTTGTAGACAAGCCTACGGGATATACTTCATTTGAAAGCATACAGAGCATTAAAAAAAAATTAAAGGTAAAAAAATGCGGTCATGCGGGTACTTTGGATAAGTTTGCATCTGGACTACTAATTGTATGCATTGGATGGGCAACAAAGCTAGTACCGTTTTTTATGGGAATGGACAAACGATATATTGCCACGATTCAGTTAGGTGTGGCAACTGACACTTTTGACAGTGAAGGGCAGGTCATTGTGCAAAGTGCTCCTCAATGCACGTTGGAAGATATCAAGTCATGCATCGATACATATTTTACAGGGCATATTCTTCAAGTCCCCCCAGAATATTCAGCCATTAAAATTAATGGGAAGAGGGCATCAGACAGGGGTACGAAAAGGTGA